The proteins below are encoded in one region of Neisseria macacae ATCC 33926:
- the hisB gene encoding imidazoleglycerol-phosphate dehydratase HisB, translating to MTITQLHLANFLQLVEEAGSLTKLARKCGYDNAASLSQLKRRLEEQAEDEKARGIRPSLAAKLEAGMHKRKGWLNRDHSKDKEKAAAAEAARQERAAQAAAAAPAFHMPAEGRAVSITRNTSETQITLSLNLDGTGQYRFDTGVPFLEHMLAQVARHGMIDLDITCKGDLHIDDHHTVEDIGIVLGQALKQALGSKAGIRRYGHAYVPLDEALSRVVIDLSGRPGLVYNIDFTRALIGRFDVDLFEEFFHGVVNHSMMTLHIDNLSGHNAHHQAETVFKAFGRALRMAAEYDPRMAGQTPSTKGTLSDESVAVEQEEAQSEA from the coding sequence ATGACCATCACTCAACTCCACCTTGCCAATTTCCTGCAGCTTGTCGAAGAAGCAGGCTCACTGACCAAACTTGCCCGCAAATGCGGTTACGACAACGCAGCATCCCTGTCCCAACTGAAACGCCGCCTTGAAGAGCAGGCAGAAGACGAAAAAGCGCGCGGTATCCGCCCCAGCCTTGCCGCCAAACTCGAAGCCGGCATGCACAAACGCAAAGGCTGGTTAAACCGCGACCACAGCAAAGACAAAGAAAAAGCCGCAGCCGCCGAAGCCGCCCGCCAAGAGCGTGCCGCCCAAGCAGCCGCCGCCGCACCGGCATTCCATATGCCCGCAGAAGGCCGCGCAGTCAGCATCACCCGCAACACCAGCGAAACCCAAATCACCCTCAGCCTCAACCTCGACGGCACCGGACAATACCGTTTCGACACCGGCGTACCCTTCCTTGAGCATATGCTTGCCCAAGTCGCCCGCCACGGCATGATCGACCTCGATATCACCTGCAAAGGCGACTTGCACATCGACGACCACCACACCGTCGAAGACATCGGCATCGTACTCGGACAAGCCCTGAAACAAGCCTTGGGCAGCAAAGCCGGCATCCGCCGCTACGGTCATGCCTACGTTCCGCTCGACGAAGCCTTGAGCCGCGTTGTCATCGACCTCTCCGGCCGTCCCGGACTCGTGTACAACATCGACTTCACCCGCGCCCTCATCGGACGTTTTGACGTTGACCTGTTCGAAGAATTTTTTCACGGCGTCGTCAACCACAGCATGATGACCCTGCACATCGACAACCTCAGCGGCCACAATGCCCACCACCAAGCCGAAACCGTATTCAAAGCCTTCGGCCGCGCCCTGCGCATGGCGGCAGAATACGACCCGCGTATGGCAGGACAAACCCCGTCCACCAAAGGCACCTTGAGCGACGAATCCGTTGCCGTTGAACAAGAAGAAGCGCAAAGCGAAGCGTAA
- the parE gene encoding DNA topoisomerase IV subunit B: MTKNNQYSESSITVLKGLEPVKERPGMYTRTDSPTHICQEVIDNAADEALGGFATEINVRIHDDGSLSVCDNGRGIPVGLHPVEGVPVVELVFTRLHAGGKFNKKDGGSAYAFSGGLHGVGVSVTNALSTRLEVTVKREGKIHRIVFAGGDVVEPLAEVGKCAVKDSGTEVRVWPDGKYFESPNYSIPELERLLRAKAVLLPGVRVSLTRPVKGEDEAHTQTWHYPDGLKSYLTDLIADAQEAVPLFSCENYISDDHNGDFSIGEGAAFALTWLEEGSCANESYVNLIPTPLGGTHEAGLKQAVFNAVNNFINLHNLLPRGVKVQSDDVFSKTAFVLSARVLDPQFQGQTKDKLTNRDALKLVATVSGDPLELWLNQNVDFGKKIAELAIRQAQARMRSVKKIEKKKGSGVAVLPGKLTDCESEDIRENELFLVEGDSAGGSAKLARDKATQAILPLRGKVLNSFEVHPDQLFGNAEIHDISVAIGVDPHGINDHPDLSGLRYGKIAILSDADVDGSHIQVLLLTLFYRHFPKLVADGHIYVAQPPLFRVDVNAQGKSKPARKFYALDQNELDSILERLQKEGVKETAYSISRFKGLGEMNPDQLKDTTMHPDTRRLLQVQIPEGADDETRDIFVKLMGKGEAAARRAWMEREGDTAELDI; the protein is encoded by the coding sequence ATGACTAAAAACAACCAATACAGCGAATCCAGCATCACCGTCCTCAAAGGCTTGGAGCCGGTCAAAGAACGTCCCGGCATGTACACCCGCACCGACAGCCCGACCCACATCTGCCAAGAAGTCATCGACAACGCGGCGGACGAGGCGTTGGGCGGTTTCGCCACTGAAATCAACGTGCGCATCCACGACGACGGTTCGCTGTCCGTGTGCGACAACGGACGCGGCATTCCCGTCGGGCTGCATCCTGTCGAAGGCGTGCCCGTGGTCGAACTCGTGTTCACCCGTCTGCACGCGGGCGGCAAGTTCAACAAAAAAGACGGCGGCAGCGCGTATGCCTTTTCAGGCGGCCTGCACGGCGTGGGCGTATCCGTCACCAACGCCCTCTCCACCCGCCTTGAGGTCACCGTCAAACGCGAAGGCAAAATCCACCGCATTGTGTTTGCCGGCGGCGATGTGGTCGAACCGTTGGCGGAAGTGGGCAAATGCGCCGTCAAAGACAGCGGCACCGAAGTGCGCGTCTGGCCGGACGGCAAATATTTTGAAAGCCCGAATTACAGCATCCCCGAACTCGAACGCCTGCTGCGCGCCAAAGCCGTGCTGCTGCCGGGCGTGCGCGTTTCCCTGACCCGTCCGGTCAAAGGCGAAGACGAAGCGCATACCCAAACCTGGCACTACCCCGACGGTCTGAAAAGCTATTTGACCGACCTGATTGCCGACGCGCAGGAAGCCGTACCGCTGTTCTCTTGCGAAAACTACATTTCAGACGACCACAACGGTGATTTCAGCATCGGCGAAGGCGCCGCCTTTGCCCTGACCTGGCTGGAAGAAGGCTCGTGCGCCAACGAAAGCTACGTCAACCTCATCCCCACCCCGCTGGGCGGCACGCACGAAGCAGGCTTGAAACAAGCCGTGTTCAACGCCGTCAACAACTTCATCAACCTGCACAACCTCCTACCGCGCGGCGTAAAAGTACAAAGCGACGATGTGTTCAGCAAAACCGCCTTCGTCCTCTCCGCCCGCGTCCTCGACCCGCAATTCCAAGGTCAGACCAAAGACAAGCTGACCAACCGCGACGCGCTGAAACTCGTCGCCACCGTATCGGGCGACCCTTTGGAATTGTGGCTGAACCAAAACGTGGACTTCGGCAAAAAAATCGCCGAACTCGCCATCCGTCAGGCACAGGCGCGGATGCGTTCGGTTAAGAAAATCGAAAAGAAAAAAGGCAGCGGCGTCGCCGTCCTGCCCGGCAAACTGACCGACTGCGAAAGCGAAGACATCCGCGAAAACGAACTCTTCCTCGTCGAAGGCGATTCCGCCGGCGGCTCCGCCAAACTCGCCCGCGACAAAGCCACACAGGCCATCCTGCCCCTGCGCGGCAAAGTGCTCAACAGCTTTGAAGTCCACCCCGACCAACTCTTCGGCAACGCCGAAATCCACGACATTTCCGTCGCCATCGGCGTCGATCCGCACGGCATCAACGACCATCCCGACTTAAGCGGCCTGCGCTACGGCAAAATCGCCATTCTGTCCGATGCCGACGTGGACGGCTCGCATATTCAAGTTTTGCTGCTGACCCTGTTCTACCGACACTTCCCGAAACTGGTCGCCGACGGACACATCTACGTCGCCCAGCCGCCGCTGTTCCGCGTCGACGTCAACGCACAAGGCAAAAGCAAACCCGCTCGCAAATTCTACGCCCTCGACCAAAACGAACTCGACAGTATTTTAGAACGGCTGCAAAAAGAAGGCGTCAAAGAAACTGCCTATTCCATCAGCCGTTTCAAAGGTTTGGGCGAGATGAACCCCGACCAGCTCAAAGACACCACCATGCACCCCGACACCCGCCGCCTGTTGCAGGTACAAATCCCCGAAGGCGCAGATGACGAAACACGCGATATCTTCGTCAAACTGATGGGCAAAGGCGAAGCCGCCGCCCGCCGCGCATGGATGGAACGCGAAGGCGATACGGCGGAATTGGATATTTAA
- the hisC gene encoding histidinol-phosphate transaminase, producing the protein MKTASNFIRDDIKSMSAYRIADLPEGFIKLDAMESPYHPFARFPELSNEWLRLIARAPIHLYPNPAASGLQETLRKAFNIPESAAIALGNGSDELIQFMTLLVAQSGATMLAVEPSFVMYRHNAELYGMNYVGVPLNEDFTLDLPAVLSAIDKHQPALIFIAYPNNPTGVCFRREEVEAIIRAARGIVVVDEAYGAFSRDSFLPQAGSIENLVVMRTISKIGFAGLRIGYAAGSPAVMGELAKILPPYNMNQLSLATAKFALQHHDAIQTTIDILKTERERVFSELSAIGRLKAFPSEANFITVRVPDADALFNTLKENRILIKKLHGTHPLLAQCVRITIGSPEQNDAVLDIIRKLYA; encoded by the coding sequence ATGAAAACCGCCTCCAACTTCATCCGCGACGACATCAAATCCATGTCCGCCTACCGAATTGCCGACTTGCCCGAAGGCTTCATCAAGCTGGATGCAATGGAAAGTCCGTATCATCCGTTTGCCCGTTTCCCAGAGCTGTCAAACGAATGGCTGCGGCTGATTGCCCGAGCGCCGATTCATCTTTACCCCAATCCCGCCGCCAGCGGGCTTCAGGAAACTTTAAGAAAAGCCTTCAACATTCCTGAATCTGCCGCCATCGCTTTAGGAAACGGATCGGACGAGTTAATCCAATTCATGACCCTGCTCGTTGCCCAATCTGGCGCGACCATGCTCGCGGTTGAACCGAGTTTCGTGATGTATCGGCACAATGCCGAGCTGTACGGCATGAATTATGTCGGCGTGCCGCTCAATGAAGATTTCACACTTGATTTGCCCGCCGTTTTATCCGCCATTGACAAACATCAGCCCGCGCTGATTTTCATCGCCTATCCGAACAATCCGACAGGCGTATGTTTCCGCCGCGAAGAAGTCGAAGCCATTATCCGCGCGGCGCGCGGTATCGTCGTTGTCGATGAAGCATACGGCGCATTCAGCCGCGACAGTTTTCTGCCGCAGGCGGGCAGCATCGAAAATCTGGTCGTGATGCGCACCATCAGCAAAATCGGTTTTGCCGGACTGCGCATCGGCTATGCGGCAGGAAGCCCCGCCGTAATGGGCGAGCTGGCGAAAATCCTGCCGCCCTACAATATGAACCAATTAAGCTTGGCGACCGCCAAATTCGCCCTGCAACACCACGACGCGATTCAGACGACCATAGATATTTTGAAAACCGAACGCGAACGCGTTTTCAGCGAATTATCCGCCATAGGTCGTCTGAAAGCCTTCCCCAGCGAAGCGAATTTCATTACCGTGCGCGTTCCCGATGCAGACGCATTGTTTAACACGCTTAAAGAAAACCGCATCCTGATTAAGAAACTCCACGGCACGCATCCGCTTTTGGCGCAGTGCGTCCGCATTACCATCGGCAGTCCCGAGCAAAACGATGCCGTACTGGACATTATCCGCAAGCTTTATGCCTGA
- a CDS encoding RNA pyrophosphohydrolase: MLDREGYRPNVGIILINNRNEVFWGKRVREHSWQFPQGGIKPGESPETAMYRELYEEVGLLPQHIKIVGRTRDWLRYDVPSHWVRREWRGSYRGQKQIWYLLRLVGRDSDINLRACHHPEFDGWRWHQYWAPVDEVIDFKRDVYLGALKELSSRFLRGMESYEDFTARLPVDNR, translated from the coding sequence GTGTTAGACAGAGAAGGCTATCGCCCCAATGTCGGTATCATCTTAATCAACAACCGCAACGAAGTCTTTTGGGGCAAGCGTGTGCGCGAACATTCTTGGCAGTTCCCGCAAGGCGGCATCAAGCCGGGCGAAAGCCCTGAAACCGCCATGTACCGCGAGCTGTACGAAGAAGTCGGGCTGCTGCCGCAACACATCAAAATCGTCGGCCGCACGCGCGACTGGCTGCGTTACGACGTGCCGAGCCACTGGGTACGCCGCGAATGGCGCGGTTCGTATCGCGGGCAGAAACAGATTTGGTATCTTTTGCGGCTGGTCGGGCGCGACAGCGACATTAATCTGCGCGCCTGCCACCATCCCGAATTTGACGGCTGGCGTTGGCACCAATATTGGGCTCCCGTTGACGAAGTGATTGATTTCAAACGCGACGTTTACTTGGGGGCATTAAAAGAACTCTCCTCCCGCTTCCTGCGCGGCATGGAAAGCTACGAAGACTTTACCGCGCGCCTGCCTGTTGACAACCGATAA